Proteins encoded in a region of the Isosphaeraceae bacterium EP7 genome:
- the nuoK gene encoding NADH-quinone oxidoreductase subunit NuoK, translated as MFSEDMLVNYLMIGAALMALGMLGFLSRRNMIVMFLSAEMMLQGVATTLIAFGRYHGNWTGQVFTIIILTVAACEASIALALIMGLFNRRNSLDVTLWQDVREPGTLPHVDAASEAEPLVAEPGPETYPHLTPAGIEPAHPAQPWMKRRS; from the coding sequence ATGTTCAGCGAAGACATGTTGGTCAATTACCTGATGATCGGCGCCGCGCTGATGGCGTTGGGGATGCTGGGCTTCCTCTCGCGTCGCAACATGATCGTCATGTTCCTGTCGGCCGAGATGATGCTCCAGGGCGTCGCCACCACCCTCATCGCGTTCGGCCGCTACCACGGCAACTGGACCGGTCAGGTCTTCACCATCATCATCCTGACCGTCGCCGCCTGCGAGGCGTCGATCGCCCTGGCCCTGATCATGGGGCTGTTCAACCGCAGGAACTCGCTCGACGTGACCCTCTGGCAGGACGTCCGCGAGCCGGGCACGCTGCCGCACGTTGACGCCGCCAGCGAGGCCGAGCCGCTCGTCGCGGAGCCGGGCCCCGAGACCTACCCGCACCTCACGCCCGCGGGCATCGAGCCGGCCCACCCGGCGCAGCCCTGGATGAAGCGGCGGAGCTGA